In Vibrio echinoideorum, the following proteins share a genomic window:
- the aceB gene encoding malate synthase A, with the protein MMNDVKEREDVLCMQVLGKVDNSEYKKILSKDALKFLEALVNKFGDRRHALLSDRDVKQAQYDEGELPNFRKDTVSIRQNKEWKVATPPSELLDRRVEITGPIERKMVINALNSGAKVFMCCFEDASSPTWANMVEGQINLRDANLGTISYFDEKKQKRYQLNDDPALLIARPRGIHLPEQSIQFNNQPIGGCLMDFALYFFHNYQSRAQQGLGVYYYIPKLESMEEAQWWDDIFSFTENYFHVPKGTIRATVLIETLPAVFQMEEILYAMRDHIVAMNCGRWDYIFSYIKTLKNHKDRILPDRHGIGMDQEFLNAYSQLLVRTCHARGALAMGGMSAFIPAKDPQEMARVTAKVIEDKQRESQNGHDGTWVAHPALVDLVMSIFDKHLDGKVNQMDFQSPEHVINADSLLKPCEGSRDEAGVRKNIRIALYYIEAWIQGYGCVPIYGLMEDAATAEISRANIWQWIHHGVTLDDGQTFTKSLFHSWLYQELDTIKHEVGDSRYAAGRFEETADLFYQLSTADEFAAFLTLPSYGLLQESS; encoded by the coding sequence ATGATGAATGACGTGAAAGAGAGAGAAGATGTGCTGTGTATGCAGGTACTTGGGAAGGTGGACAACTCCGAGTACAAAAAGATCTTGTCTAAAGATGCATTAAAATTCTTAGAAGCTCTCGTCAATAAGTTTGGAGATCGCCGTCATGCCCTGCTAAGTGACCGCGACGTAAAGCAAGCTCAATATGACGAGGGTGAGTTACCCAACTTCAGAAAAGACACCGTTTCTATTCGTCAGAATAAAGAGTGGAAGGTAGCAACACCGCCATCAGAGCTACTCGATCGCCGCGTAGAGATCACAGGGCCTATCGAAAGAAAGATGGTGATCAACGCGCTAAACTCAGGCGCGAAAGTCTTCATGTGTTGCTTTGAAGATGCGTCTTCCCCAACTTGGGCCAATATGGTCGAAGGGCAAATCAACCTAAGAGATGCCAACCTTGGCACCATTAGTTATTTCGATGAGAAGAAGCAGAAGCGTTACCAATTAAACGACGATCCTGCACTGCTGATCGCACGCCCACGAGGGATCCACCTTCCTGAGCAATCCATCCAATTCAACAATCAGCCTATCGGCGGTTGCTTGATGGACTTCGCCTTGTACTTTTTCCACAACTATCAATCACGTGCACAACAAGGCTTAGGCGTTTACTACTACATTCCAAAGCTAGAAAGCATGGAAGAAGCACAGTGGTGGGACGATATTTTCAGCTTCACCGAAAACTATTTCCACGTACCCAAAGGCACCATTCGTGCGACGGTTTTGATTGAGACACTTCCAGCCGTATTCCAAATGGAAGAGATCTTGTATGCAATGCGCGATCATATCGTAGCGATGAATTGTGGCCGTTGGGATTACATCTTTAGCTACATCAAAACGCTGAAAAACCATAAAGATCGTATCCTGCCTGACCGCCACGGGATCGGCATGGATCAAGAGTTTCTAAATGCCTACAGCCAGCTGTTGGTACGTACTTGTCACGCTCGCGGTGCACTGGCGATGGGTGGTATGTCGGCCTTTATTCCAGCAAAAGACCCGCAAGAGATGGCGCGTGTGACTGCCAAAGTAATTGAAGACAAACAGAGAGAATCTCAAAACGGACACGATGGGACTTGGGTCGCGCACCCTGCACTGGTTGATTTAGTGATGTCGATATTCGATAAGCACCTTGATGGCAAAGTAAACCAAATGGATTTCCAAAGCCCAGAGCATGTGATCAATGCAGACTCGTTACTAAAACCTTGTGAAGGCAGTCGTGACGAAGCGGGCGTTCGTAAGAATATACGCATCGCACTGTATTACATCGAAGCTTGGATTCAAGGCTATGGCTGTGTACCTATCTACGGCCTTATGGAAGATGCCGCGACCGCTGAGATCTCGAGAGCCAATATCTGGCAATGGATCCACCACGGGGTAACACTCGATGATGGCCAAACCTTTACCAAATCACTATTCCACTCTTGGCTTTACCAAGAGCTAGACACCATAAAACATGAAGTCGGAGACTCGCGCTATGCAGCAGGTCGATTTGAAGAGACAGCTGATCTTTTCTATCAACTTTCTACAGCCGATGAGTTCGCTGCCTTCCTAACTTTACCCAGCTATGGGCTGTTACAAGAGTCCAGTTAG
- a CDS encoding DMT family transporter, which yields MNSKSLTILLFVSVCLIWGTTWFAMEVALHSIPPIFATALRFFLAAPLLVVLAKVFNQPLLFPKGKRQWLLIVALMYFAIPFTLMIYGEQYISSGLASIIFANMPVAVMLMSGLFLGLRLAKHQIFGLITAVVSLCLILGNEMQMGGDDYLMGTICLGLAVAIHAVMYVLVQKHCKGIEVLTYNALPSFIASLFLFAVSAIGENVNVESFTWDSISAVIYLGFIASVGGIVAYFKLGQVSSPFQASICFLIFPVVALLISCYVNGEVLSEQSLFMMIPLLCGILLTKAPKGIFKLRSTLKTASSN from the coding sequence ATGAATTCGAAGTCTCTAACTATCTTGCTTTTTGTCTCTGTTTGCTTAATTTGGGGAACCACTTGGTTCGCTATGGAAGTGGCATTGCATTCTATCCCACCTATTTTTGCCACTGCACTGCGCTTTTTCCTTGCAGCACCTCTGCTAGTCGTTTTAGCAAAAGTCTTTAATCAACCACTCCTGTTCCCAAAAGGTAAGCGTCAGTGGTTACTTATTGTGGCACTGATGTACTTCGCGATTCCGTTTACTTTGATGATCTACGGCGAGCAATACATCTCTTCTGGTTTAGCGTCGATCATCTTCGCGAACATGCCGGTTGCTGTCATGCTAATGTCTGGCTTATTCCTAGGCCTACGATTGGCAAAGCACCAAATATTCGGTTTGATCACGGCTGTTGTGAGCCTATGTTTAATCCTTGGCAACGAAATGCAGATGGGTGGCGATGATTACCTAATGGGTACCATTTGCCTAGGACTTGCTGTCGCCATTCACGCTGTTATGTATGTGTTGGTTCAGAAACACTGCAAGGGCATTGAAGTGCTGACTTACAACGCATTACCGAGCTTTATTGCTTCTCTATTCTTGTTCGCTGTCTCGGCTATCGGTGAAAACGTCAATGTTGAATCGTTCACTTGGGATTCGATTTCAGCCGTGATTTACCTAGGCTTTATAGCGAGTGTTGGGGGCATTGTTGCTTACTTCAAGCTGGGACAGGTTTCGTCACCTTTCCAAGCTTCTATCTGCTTCCTGATTTTCCCAGTAGTTGCTCTACTGATCTCTTGCTACGTCAATGGTGAAGTTCTGTCTGAACAATCATTGTTTATGATGATTCCCCTGCTTTGCGGCATCTTGCTCACCAAGGCGCCAAAGGGAATTTTCAAGCTTCGCTCTACGCTAAAAACGGCAAGCAGCAACTAA
- a CDS encoding LysR family transcriptional regulator: MAKDLFSSLDLNLLRTFMILHQERNMRKASERLFVSQPAISKALQRLRDHFDDELFVKTHHGLRATDHATMLAESISPILDELSFAINNSNDFNPAELQGVVKVALSPYLLSSLSSKLFKAIRSEAPLVQIQLLNWSGTTMTDIINDEVYIGLNYEINHAPKELLQKPIAQDTFKGYVRKDHPYEKEFLEIKDGVNFELASVIAVDWNSHQSQAEKILKVKGLKANIGFRSELPSAVIDVVKNSDMLFPASKFLDIEQETSLRAIKLLFDSSYYEPTVCAYYHHKNRNSPMTLWLRKILESQLNNNQ; encoded by the coding sequence ATGGCAAAAGACTTGTTTTCTAGCTTAGATTTAAATCTACTGCGAACTTTTATGATCCTGCATCAAGAGCGGAATATGCGCAAAGCATCCGAACGTTTGTTCGTATCTCAACCGGCGATCAGTAAAGCTCTACAAAGATTGCGCGATCATTTCGACGATGAGCTATTTGTAAAAACGCACCACGGATTACGTGCAACTGATCACGCGACTATGCTAGCGGAAAGCATTTCACCAATACTTGATGAACTTTCTTTCGCTATTAATAACAGCAATGATTTTAATCCCGCTGAACTACAAGGAGTGGTCAAAGTCGCATTGTCCCCATATTTGCTGTCGTCTCTTTCCAGTAAGCTCTTTAAAGCCATTCGTTCTGAAGCACCGCTAGTACAAATTCAGCTATTGAATTGGTCAGGCACAACCATGACCGACATTATTAATGATGAAGTTTACATAGGGTTGAACTACGAGATTAACCATGCCCCTAAAGAACTACTGCAAAAGCCTATTGCACAAGATACTTTCAAAGGGTATGTCAGGAAAGATCACCCATACGAAAAAGAATTTTTAGAAATTAAAGACGGGGTAAATTTTGAATTAGCTTCAGTGATTGCGGTTGATTGGAATTCACACCAGTCACAAGCAGAGAAAATACTCAAAGTAAAAGGGTTGAAAGCAAACATTGGTTTCCGTTCAGAATTACCGTCTGCAGTTATTGATGTCGTCAAAAACTCAGACATGTTATTCCCAGCATCTAAATTCCTAGATATTGAACAAGAAACCTCATTAAGAGCCATCAAGTTGCTGTTTGATAGTAGCTATTACGAACCAACGGTTTGTGCGTACTATCATCACAAAAACCGAAATAGCCCAATGACGCTGTGGTTGAGGAAAATACTTGAATCACAACTCAATAATAACCAGTAG
- a CDS encoding RidA family protein, with protein MMNKIWSPSSVPAPAANYHQCALIPAGSTRLHIAGQLGIDSQGMVAESAEEQIVLAWQNLRGVLQANQMDVEDLISVRLYLVDRNDMPEYQAAKQRLPFDVGGLPTTLLFVSGLFDERWKVEIEAEAAKVI; from the coding sequence ATGATGAATAAGATATGGAGCCCTTCTTCAGTACCCGCTCCGGCCGCTAATTATCACCAGTGTGCGTTGATTCCTGCTGGCTCGACGCGGTTACATATAGCCGGGCAACTAGGGATTGATAGCCAAGGTATGGTTGCTGAGAGTGCGGAAGAACAAATTGTATTAGCTTGGCAAAATTTGAGAGGCGTGCTTCAGGCCAATCAAATGGATGTGGAAGATCTTATCAGTGTAAGGCTGTACTTAGTTGATCGAAATGATATGCCTGAGTATCAAGCTGCAAAGCAACGCTTGCCTTTCGATGTTGGTGGTCTCCCAACGACATTATTGTTTGTTAGTGGGTTATTTGATGAGCGATGGAAAGTTGAAATTGAAGCTGAGGCGGCGAAAGTGATTTAG
- a CDS encoding DMT family transporter: MNILLAMIPAFFWGTTYAVTQFTLQEWPPLLLGALRALPAGLLLLAVKPTLPKKGEWQIIFTLGLINIATFFGLIFVMALTLPSAISGVGMISVPVFAMIFHWVVKKQRPHLIQALSGIGLITLAWILFNPSQIALNPIGLGAMFAAIMCIVIGSSITKSLGNRMHWWKVLTWQLILGGAILSVASGVHAFIDPQPYINAVTHFDSRNAMGLLWVIGLNTALGYGMYVWLLQRMSVVDFTFGGIANPVAGIVTGMVLMGESFTPVQYSLMTGMIVMSLLPQLILAVRQTKTVKPVTQ; encoded by the coding sequence ATGAACATATTATTAGCAATGATCCCCGCGTTCTTTTGGGGAACAACCTATGCAGTGACGCAATTTACGCTACAGGAGTGGCCACCATTATTATTAGGTGCTTTGCGTGCGTTACCTGCTGGTTTGTTATTGCTAGCAGTAAAGCCGACACTGCCTAAAAAAGGCGAGTGGCAGATCATTTTCACATTGGGCCTTATCAATATTGCGACCTTCTTTGGCCTGATCTTCGTGATGGCACTAACGCTGCCTTCAGCGATTTCTGGCGTGGGTATGATCTCTGTGCCTGTGTTCGCGATGATCTTCCATTGGGTAGTGAAAAAGCAGCGCCCGCATTTGATTCAAGCCCTGTCTGGTATTGGCTTGATCACCTTAGCGTGGATACTGTTTAACCCAAGCCAAATCGCTTTGAATCCAATCGGTTTAGGTGCAATGTTCGCCGCAATCATGTGTATTGTCATCGGCAGCAGCATTACAAAATCACTGGGTAATCGCATGCACTGGTGGAAGGTATTAACGTGGCAGCTGATTCTAGGCGGTGCTATTTTGTCTGTCGCGTCTGGCGTTCATGCGTTCATCGACCCGCAACCTTATATTAATGCAGTCACTCATTTCGATTCTCGCAACGCAATGGGTCTATTGTGGGTAATTGGGCTGAATACGGCGCTTGGTTACGGCATGTATGTGTGGTTGCTACAACGTATGTCAGTGGTTGATTTCACCTTCGGTGGCATCGCTAACCCAGTGGCTGGCATCGTTACGGGGATGGTGTTGATGGGTGAGTCCTTCACTCCAGTACAGTATTCACTGATGACAGGCATGATCGTGATGTCACTACTACCACAGCTTATTCTGGCAGTAAGGCAAACCAAAACGGTCAAACCCGTTACGCAGTAA
- a CDS encoding MarR family winged helix-turn-helix transcriptional regulator, producing the protein MDAIDRVVEQWAKEKPELETEPMAMMGRIMRIAKYMETQVAELHKKYDMKLGEFDVLATLRRSGKPYRLTPSELIGSMMLTSGAMTNRLDKLEAKGLISREHSKEDRRSVSVQLTKDGLILIDQMMTEHVETQKKLVKSLSASQKKNTNQLLKTWLSAYE; encoded by the coding sequence ATGGATGCTATCGACCGCGTTGTAGAGCAATGGGCAAAGGAAAAGCCCGAATTAGAAACTGAGCCTATGGCAATGATGGGCCGGATTATGCGTATTGCCAAGTATATGGAGACGCAGGTTGCCGAGCTTCATAAAAAGTACGACATGAAACTCGGTGAGTTTGATGTGCTAGCCACCTTGCGACGCTCTGGAAAGCCTTACCGACTCACTCCCTCTGAGCTGATAGGTTCGATGATGCTGACATCCGGCGCGATGACCAATCGCCTTGATAAGCTAGAAGCTAAAGGGCTGATCAGTCGTGAGCACAGTAAAGAAGACAGACGCAGCGTGAGTGTTCAGTTAACAAAAGATGGTCTTATTCTTATTGACCAAATGATGACTGAGCATGTTGAAACGCAGAAGAAGCTGGTGAAATCTCTGTCTGCGAGCCAGAAGAAAAACACTAACCAGCTGCTGAAAACATGGTTGAGTGCTTATGAGTAA
- a CDS encoding MATE family efflux transporter has translation MGINLKTDPISKSFYQYLWPALTGMVIKSLFIMGDAWFVGRGVGPDGLGAIALTIPAFSIFTAIAMMVGIGGAALMSIEVGKGNTTSGQTLFSQSMLSTAVLSTISVSIALYFLDDMIALMGASGYMAELTHDYLSVMLPFFVLYSLAWVMSCFVRNDTNPKLATYAMSIGAVVNLVLDYFFVLEFGWGMKGAAYGTAIAQGVIACILLSHFVRKQGTLEMSLKGIGLGKLPSILKIGTPTFFIEVTAAMTILLFNYVLLHQFGENHIIAYGLTANIGVFALFVMVGIAQACQPIISFNHGANQPSRIEAIFRLGLKSAIGSGLVFMVLVYLFAPQIAALYLGDSSDLIALSSTALTFFFFAVPLMGINLVIANLFQATAKPKQATLISLGRGFVFVALGIMILPKLFPEQGIWASILFAETVTAIFSLSMLRSYKKRFSSALAEPMA, from the coding sequence ATGGGCATTAATCTCAAAACCGATCCGATCTCAAAATCCTTTTATCAATACCTTTGGCCCGCACTAACGGGCATGGTGATCAAGTCTCTTTTTATCATGGGAGATGCTTGGTTCGTCGGACGCGGTGTTGGCCCTGATGGGCTTGGTGCTATCGCTTTGACCATCCCTGCTTTTTCAATATTCACCGCCATTGCCATGATGGTGGGCATTGGTGGCGCAGCACTTATGTCTATCGAAGTAGGCAAAGGAAATACAACATCTGGCCAAACACTTTTTAGTCAATCAATGCTCAGTACCGCCGTGCTTAGCACCATTTCAGTCAGCATTGCTTTGTATTTTTTAGACGACATGATTGCGTTAATGGGCGCTTCTGGTTACATGGCTGAACTGACTCACGATTACCTGTCTGTGATGCTGCCATTCTTTGTGTTGTACTCGTTAGCTTGGGTCATGTCATGCTTTGTACGAAACGATACCAACCCAAAATTGGCAACTTACGCGATGTCGATAGGTGCTGTGGTTAACCTAGTTTTGGACTACTTCTTCGTCTTAGAATTTGGCTGGGGCATGAAAGGCGCGGCCTACGGTACAGCAATTGCTCAAGGTGTTATCGCTTGTATTTTATTAAGCCATTTCGTGCGTAAACAAGGCACCTTGGAAATGAGCTTAAAAGGGATTGGTTTGGGCAAACTGCCAAGCATCCTAAAAATAGGTACGCCGACATTCTTCATTGAAGTAACCGCAGCGATGACAATCTTATTGTTCAACTACGTGTTGCTGCATCAGTTTGGTGAGAATCATATTATCGCCTATGGCTTAACGGCAAACATCGGGGTATTCGCCCTGTTTGTGATGGTCGGAATCGCTCAAGCCTGCCAGCCAATCATCAGCTTTAATCATGGTGCCAACCAACCAAGCCGAATCGAAGCGATTTTTCGCTTAGGTTTAAAAAGTGCAATTGGTAGCGGCTTGGTGTTTATGGTTCTGGTGTACCTGTTTGCTCCACAAATCGCAGCCCTCTATTTGGGTGATTCAAGCGATTTGATTGCACTGTCATCAACCGCATTGACGTTCTTCTTCTTTGCTGTGCCGCTGATGGGCATAAACTTGGTGATCGCCAACCTGTTTCAGGCAACGGCCAAACCTAAGCAAGCAACACTGATATCTCTAGGACGAGGTTTTGTGTTCGTCGCATTGGGTATCATGATTTTGCCAAAGCTATTCCCAGAACAAGGTATTTGGGCGAGTATCCTGTTCGCGGAAACCGTAACAGCCATATTCAGCCTAAGCATGTTACGCAGCTATAAGAAGCGTTTTTCAAGCGCCTTGGCTGAGCCAATGGCATAA
- a CDS encoding LysR family transcriptional regulator: MKTLKKTLPLDTLQILDVLQREGTYSSASAHLNRSVFALSYQIQKLEDELGILILDRSGHRAVFTQVGQMLVENGRQLLTGSDELINQIQRFSSGWESELFVSYDGIIGQDIALSLIADMATECSTQLYVQEDILSGGWEALISGKADILISSMPNIELPNTVNSKTIGRVEMIWVAAKNASILNEPNPLNETTRREHTIIAVADTAKSAPKITKNILLNQKTSTVSSMSSKLTAIQRNLGIGTLPKQLITAELEAGSLVEIGHARTVDIVLAWQIGNMGKAKTLALKKLEKCWRASAQTH, encoded by the coding sequence ATGAAGACTCTGAAGAAAACACTGCCGCTCGACACCTTACAAATACTAGATGTTCTACAACGTGAAGGGACTTACTCGTCAGCCTCTGCGCATCTCAATCGATCCGTTTTTGCATTGAGTTATCAGATTCAAAAATTGGAAGACGAACTCGGCATCTTGATCTTAGATCGTTCAGGACACAGAGCCGTGTTTACCCAGGTTGGACAAATGTTAGTGGAAAATGGCCGACAGTTGTTAACTGGGTCAGATGAACTCATAAACCAAATACAACGTTTCTCAAGTGGTTGGGAAAGCGAACTGTTTGTTTCCTATGACGGCATTATCGGACAAGACATTGCGTTGTCGTTAATCGCCGACATGGCAACAGAATGCAGCACGCAACTGTATGTCCAAGAGGATATTTTGTCGGGGGGCTGGGAAGCATTAATCTCAGGAAAAGCGGATATTCTTATCTCATCGATGCCCAATATCGAACTACCGAATACCGTGAACAGTAAAACTATCGGCCGTGTAGAAATGATCTGGGTGGCCGCGAAAAATGCCTCCATTTTAAACGAACCCAATCCGCTCAATGAAACCACACGACGTGAACACACGATCATCGCAGTGGCCGATACCGCTAAATCCGCGCCTAAAATAACCAAAAATATATTATTGAATCAAAAAACCAGTACGGTCAGTTCAATGAGTAGTAAGTTAACGGCAATTCAACGGAACCTTGGTATTGGCACTCTGCCTAAACAGCTTATAACCGCCGAGTTAGAAGCCGGAAGTCTAGTGGAAATTGGCCACGCAAGAACCGTTGATATCGTACTGGCGTGGCAAATAGGCAACATGGGAAAAGCCAAAACACTCGCTTTGAAAAAGTTAGAAAAGTGCTGGAGAGCATCGGCTCAAACTCACTAG
- a CDS encoding DoxX family protein: MNTRLNDTLTFFARILLAYLFIQAGWGKLFSYEGTAGYMASQGVSAHLLPLVILLELGGGLAVLAGFMTRFTAFSIAFFSLVSGVMFHFDPSSSGQMIHFYKNVSVAGGYFALAVLGAGSFSVDYWLSNKFKQDAKWTRLMVLVR, from the coding sequence ATGAACACCAGATTGAACGACACACTGACTTTTTTCGCTCGTATTTTATTGGCTTACTTGTTTATTCAAGCGGGTTGGGGAAAGCTATTTAGCTATGAAGGAACTGCGGGATATATGGCATCTCAAGGAGTTAGTGCTCACTTGTTGCCTTTGGTTATCTTGCTTGAACTCGGTGGCGGGCTTGCAGTTTTAGCTGGATTTATGACTCGCTTTACAGCGTTCTCGATTGCATTTTTCTCTTTAGTCTCTGGTGTTATGTTTCACTTCGACCCAAGTTCATCGGGGCAAATGATTCACTTCTACAAAAACGTCTCTGTTGCTGGTGGGTATTTTGCGTTAGCGGTACTTGGCGCGGGATCGTTTAGTGTTGATTACTGGTTGTCTAATAAGTTTAAGCAAGACGCCAAATGGACGCGCTTAATGGTTCTTGTTCGTTAG
- a CDS encoding putative quinol monooxygenase, whose protein sequence is MMTILVQFTLSHTEDKTAEIVEFFNEILPDTRTFNGNLSAELYQKDLSENALVLCEEWESTAHFNEYIAWRKDIGDFDRLGAMLTDMPIITVMSKIVTTSKA, encoded by the coding sequence ATAATGACTATTTTAGTGCAATTTACCTTGAGCCATACTGAAGATAAAACGGCAGAGATCGTTGAGTTTTTTAACGAAATATTGCCAGATACTCGAACTTTCAACGGTAACCTTTCTGCGGAACTTTACCAAAAAGATCTGTCTGAAAACGCCTTGGTTCTATGCGAAGAATGGGAAAGTACCGCTCACTTCAATGAATACATTGCTTGGCGCAAAGATATTGGCGATTTTGACCGTTTAGGCGCGATGCTTACGGATATGCCAATTATCACCGTCATGTCAAAAATCGTCACGACCTCTAAGGCGTAA
- a CDS encoding helix-turn-helix domain-containing protein, whose translation MRAPIKHVRLIKGQPCRATELSKNDDDAFLEPHRHEYWELVWCVDNLGSQSIDFIDYDNKIGRIFTIAPGQVHRSELVGENARLLVFTPGFVKTNHRNTQLVDTVFAMHQSRPPYLDCSEEGNRYLLPIFTMIKEECERVDSDWDLVESLMNSFLRYILRFATQSSLKGEVRDSRVNKVVDLIEQHYATHKHCEFYAQALSITNKRINEIVKAERGKTVTQLIHDRTILEANRELIFSTKTIKTIAFELGFEDPAYFSRFYRGQMNESPAEFRTRCADSAT comes from the coding sequence ATGAGAGCACCCATTAAACACGTTCGACTCATCAAAGGTCAGCCTTGCCGTGCCACTGAGCTGTCTAAAAACGATGACGACGCGTTTCTTGAACCACACAGGCATGAATATTGGGAGTTGGTATGGTGCGTGGATAACCTAGGCAGTCAGAGTATTGATTTCATTGACTATGACAACAAGATCGGGCGTATTTTTACCATCGCTCCAGGTCAGGTGCACCGCTCAGAACTGGTGGGAGAAAATGCTCGTTTACTGGTATTTACCCCAGGTTTTGTCAAAACCAATCATCGCAACACACAATTAGTCGACACTGTTTTTGCCATGCATCAAAGTCGCCCTCCCTATTTGGATTGCAGTGAGGAAGGCAACCGCTACCTGCTGCCTATTTTCACCATGATCAAAGAAGAGTGTGAGCGAGTGGATAGCGACTGGGATTTGGTAGAATCACTCATGAATAGCTTTCTGCGCTACATATTACGTTTCGCCACCCAATCCTCATTGAAAGGTGAAGTGCGCGACAGCCGAGTCAACAAGGTTGTTGATTTGATTGAGCAACATTACGCCACGCACAAACATTGCGAATTTTATGCGCAAGCGCTGTCGATCACCAACAAGCGCATCAACGAGATTGTCAAAGCGGAACGAGGGAAAACGGTCACGCAACTAATCCACGACCGAACCATCTTAGAAGCGAACCGTGAATTGATCTTTTCGACCAAGACAATTAAAACCATCGCTTTTGAACTCGGCTTCGAAGACCCTGCCTATTTCAGTCGTTTTTATCGCGGTCAAATGAACGAGTCACCCGCAGAGTTTCGAACTCGATGTGCAGATAGTGCCACATAA